Below is a genomic region from Cognatiyoonia koreensis.
TGACCGTGTCCGGCCTGCTCACTTTCGTCAACTGGTCGGGGATCGACAGGCAACCTTCGTTCATGGACGACATGCGATCCGAAACAGAAACGATTTCGGGGTTTACAAATACCATTGGCGCGTAGATTCCCGACCTCCACGTCGGGTCCATCACAAATATGCGTTGCGCAACACCAACCTGCGGTGCTGCAAGTCCGCGCCCGGGTGCGTCATACATCGTTGCCAGCATATCCGCCGCAAAGCTTTTCAGACTGGCGTCAAAACGGGTCACGGGACTGCAAACCTGACGCAGGATGTCATCCGGAACCGTCCGGATCGACAAAACCGTCATAGCGATCGGGCGAGTTCACGCTTGAGCTTGACCATCTTGCGCGTGATCAGCTGGCGCTTCAAAGGTTTCAGGTAGTCAATGAACAGTTTGCCATCGAGATGGTCGATTTCGTGTTGAACGCAAGTCGCCCACAGGCCAGTGAATGTTTCCTGCTGCTCTTTGCCGTCCAGATCGGTCCAAGCAACCTTGACCTCCGCCGGTCGCTCCACCTCGGCGTATTGATCCGGGATCGACAGGCAGCCTTCTTCGTAGACGCGACGCTCTTCGCCAGCCCAGATGACCGAGGGGTTGATCAGAACCATCGGTCGCGGCGTTTCGTCTTCATCTTTCACACAGTCCATCACCAGCATCCGTGACATCACACCGATTTGCGGCGCGGCCAGCCCAATGCCGGGCGCATCATACATCGTTTCCAGCATATCATCCGCAGTACGGCGCAAATCATCGGTCACTGCGCTAATGGGGTCAGCAGCTTTTTTCAGACGCGGGTCTGGATGGATTAGTATCTTGCGTATCATGCGCATCATTTAAGTCGGCAAACCGCAAAGAGCAACCAAACCAATCCGTAACCTGCAGGTTACACTTGGAGTCCGCCAAGCAACATACAGGTAACGAACTATGACGGATGCCGCATTTTCGATCATGGCTTTGATGCGGTTCGGAGAAAGTTTGGCTCTGCATGGGACGACCAATGACAGTTCGCAAATCGTGGAAAGCCAGGTTCTGGGTCAGGATGATTTTTTATCGCACTGCTGGTCCTGATGTTGACTGATCGGGCAGTTGCGGCTTTGGCCATTTTTCTCATGGGGAGTCCTGTGGCAACCGGTCAGGCATCCTTTCTGTGCTAGCCATATTTTCAGGGGCGCCCTGAACGATACTTCACAACCGATTGAAAGATCACCGCCGATCCGCCGGACTGACCCAAGCTGCATTGGCCGAAGCAGTGCGTGTCAGCTGAAAGACGATCAAGACAGTTGAAAACGGGGGTTCTGTGCCTTCCACAATTCATGCACTGAAACTTGCTGCGACGCTGAACATGACAGTCTAAGAACTGTTTCCGCTTCATGTTCAATAGGGCTTGCCTTCGCGGTTTTGCCCCGTAGCTTGGAAGGAACAAACAGCTAGGATCGCTACATGACTTTCAATTTCTCAAGCGTCAAGCCGGACCCAAGTCGCTCCACGAAATGGGGGAACTGCGCCGCCATTATGGGTCAAGAACCGCGCGAGGGCACATTGCCGATGTGGCTGGCGCAGATGGACTTTCCACCTGCACCAGTCTTGCAGGAAGCGATTATCAAGCTGTCCGAAACCGGTGAGTATGGCTACTTTACCGGGCTCGATACGTTTCAGAATGCTGTATGCTGGTGGTACAAGACCCGCTTTGGATGGTCCCCGAAGCCCGAGCACGTGATTGCAACGCATGGCATCGGAAATGCAATTGGCCTGACCCTGCAGGCAATGACGGAACCGGGCGATGGGATCGTAATCTTCACGCCTGTCTACAATGAGTTTATGGCAAAAGTGCAACGCAACGGGCGCACGGTTGTCGAATCGCCACTGTTGATTGACGAAGAAGGGCTATTCCGACTTGATCTTGATGCGTTGGACGGGCGCATGACCGGCTCTGAAAAGATCATGCTGATCTCTAGTCCGCATAACCCCGCTGGCCGTGTGTGGAACGTCGCGGAACTGCGTGCAATGGCAACCTTTTGTGAAAAGCACGATCTGCTTCTGGTCTCAGATGAAATCCACATGGACCTCGCCTTCCCCGGCCAAACGCAAGTTCCAACGGCTTTGGCCGCGCCTGACGCCCTCCCACGCCTGATCGTTCTTTCAGCGGCGTCAAAAACATTCGATATCGCAGGACTGCGGACCGGTTACGCGATAATTCCCGATGAAACCTTACGGACCCGATTTGCAAGTCTGCACCGCGCACTGGATATTCAGCCGAACCGCGTCGGGCTTGAAATGACGATTGCCGCCTATTCTCCACAAGGGGCAGCGTGGGTGGATGCTTTGCAAAAAGTACTGGCCGAGAACGCAAAAGTCCTGAGCGACGGTTTGAACGACCTGCCCGGTATCACAGTGATGCCGATGCAGGGGACATTTCTGGCATGGATTGATTTTGCCAAAACCGGACTGACATCCAAAGAGATCATGGATCGGGTGCAGAATGACGCACGCATCGCAGTCAGCCCGGGCCATATCTTTGGGGCGCGTGATGAAACTTGCGTGCGGTTGAATATCGGCACGCCCAGATCACACATAGAAGAAGCGGTGTCCCGTCTACGCTCTGCCTTCGCCAATCTTTAGTAGGCTTTGCCGATCAGTCCGGCTGGCAACGCGTCGGGACGGACGAAATCGGCCGCGGGTTGTTCTGCGACCGGATGCAGCCATTTGAAATCAAAGACACATTCGTCATCTTCTGTTCGGCCGTTTTCGATCAGACACTGATAGACGTGTCGGGCACCGTCGTAAATCTCGACACGGCCGCGCAATTTGTCACCGTGTTTGATGTCGATTGATAGACCATCTGCCCAGAACCGGCGGATACGGTAGACATCCTCTCCGTCGTGGATACACAAACGATCGTTACGGCGAAGCGATGCCTTGCGGGCGGCTTCGAGCCCTTTGCGCACCTCTTCTGGTAAAAAACTGGACATGACAAGACTCCTCAACATGCCCCAAGGTGATCTCATCAAAGTAAAAAACAAGTAACAAATTTCGCCGCATCGCGGCATTTTGCACAATTACCATAATAACTTAGGCGGTTTGCGGCCTCACCTTTGGGCGCAATACGTGCGGCTTAGCAGCATCATAGAGCGCGGAATCCGGAAAACCGCACGAATCGGCAAAGGCAGGGCCAACCATGATCAGCGCGGTGCGCGTGATTTTCGCGGCCCGCACCTTTTCGCGGATGTCACTGAGTGTACCGCGCAGGATCATCTGGTCAGGCCAGCCAACACGGTAGACCACGACGCATGGGCAATCCTCACCATAATGAGGCACAAGCTGACGCTCGATTTCGCGCAATGCACGGATTCCAAGGTGGATGGCGAGCGTCGCACCGGTGCGGGCGAAGTTCTCCAGTGTTTCCCCTGCCGGCATTCCTGTCGACTTCATCGACATTCGTGTCAGGATGATTGATTGCGCCACTTCGGGCACTGTCAGCTCTGTGCCCAAAGCCGCCGCTGCGGCTGCATATGCCGGAACGCCCGGCACGATCTGATAGTCGATGCCATCGCCTTTCAACCGTCGGATCTGTTCCGCGATCGCACCATAAAGCGATGGATCACCTGAATGCACACGCGCCACATCCTGACCCCGTTTGTGTGCGGAAAAGATTTCAGCATGCGTTTCGTCAAGTGTCATGCTGGCGGTGTCCAGAACTCGGGCGTCATTCGGGGCACACTCCACGACTGCCTCTGGCACCAGCGATCCGGCATAAAGGCAAACCGGACATTCGCCGATGATCCGCGCCGCTTTCAGTGTCAACAGCTCCGGATCGCCCGGGCCGGCCCCAATAAAGTAAACAGTCATGCCGCAGTCCTCACACCACTTGATTTCGCTCGCCTCTGGCGGTCCATGCCTTCAACCATCTGACAAATCCCCATCGATCTTGCGGGCATAGCCGCGCGGTGTGAACATGCGTGGCCCTTCGCCCAACTGCGCAAGCCGGCTTTGCGATGATCCGACGAGCACGACCGTCAACATATCCACGTCGTCGACCTCCAACGCATCAAGGCGGCGATACCGTACGTCTTCTTCGGGACGACCAAGGGAAGAAGCCAGCATGACCGGCGTATCACCGGGGCGGTGTTGCAGCAGGATGTCGCGCGCTTCGGCCAACAGTGTACGACGCCGTTTCGAAACGGGATTATAAAAGGCGATGACAAAGTCACCCTCTGCCGCCGCTTTCAGCCGCTTTACGATATCTTCACGGGGTGTCAGCAGATCGCTCAGCGATATTGCGCAGAAGTCATGACCCAGTGGCGCACCAGCGCGTGCTGCCGCCCCCTGCAGTGCACTGACACCGGGAGAGCAGACAACTTCAACGCGGCGTGCGGCATCAGAAACGCCCAGCGCATCCGGTCCGCGATCGAGCAGTTCGAAAACGAGCGCGCCCATCGCGTAGATTCCCGCATCACCTGAACAGACCAAGGCGACATTTCGCCCTTTGCCCGCTTGTTCCAAGGCGTAGCGACAGCGATCCTCTTCGCCGCCCAACGGAAAATCGGACCGATCCTTGCCGATCGCCAGAGGTCCAAGCAGATCGATGTAAAGCCCGTAGCCCACAAGCTCATCTGCCTCGGCCACAAGACGCGAGACTTCTGGCGTGCGCCAACTGGCCTGCCCCGGACCAATTCCCACGACCGAAAGCTTTCCACGCGACCGGCCCGGCAGAGCCAGTATCGGTTTCGGCGCGCGTGCGACAGCACAGGTCGCCGTTGCGGATTTGCGCTTTGGAATTGACAAGGTCGCGTCCGGCCCTGCCGTGGCCAACGCAGCACCCTCTGAAACGCCGTGACAGCCGACTTCGGCGAAGACAACTTCCGACGGGTTTTCCAGCCTTCCAGCTTCGGATTCTAGTTCGTTGGCCGTGAAGACACGCAATGGAACGCCCAGTCGTGCCGCCGCCGCGATGATAGCCGGTTCGTCCGCCTTTAGATCAATGGTTGCAACAGCAGCCAATGCGCCCGGGGCAAGCCCAGCCTCGTGCAGCGTTTCTGAAAGCAACCGCCAAACATCCTCGGCATTTGCGTTCCGTGCACAGCCAAGGCCAAGAACGTAGCGTTGGGGGTGATAGACCATTCTGGTGGGCCCACCTGATATGGGGGCTTCAGTGACGCAGATTTCAACACCGTCACCGGCCGTGAGGATCAACCCGGGCAGCGTTTCGTCCGTGATTTTCGCGCCTGCACCGCCCAGCAGTGCGGCCATGACCGGCTTGGCGTCCTCTGGATTGGCCAAACGATAACCCGCCGGCGGTTCATCGAGCGAAACCCCAAGTGCCACATCGCCGGCTGTGGTGACGGCAGCAACCGAATCAAGTGCGTTCGCGATGTCTGACGCCAACCTGTTCGCCCCACGATGTCCGCCAAGAAGCGGCACAACAACCGCGCCATCATCAGAAACCGAAACGATTGGTGGCTCTTTCGTTTTGTCCGACAGTAAAGGCGCGACAGCACGGATCAGGATGCCAGAGGCACAAACGCCAACTACGGGTACACGCGCCGCGAACAGATCGCGTACGTGATCCAGCGCGTTGTCGAAAAATACGGCGGCTACATCAACGCGCTCGGCGCGGCCATGCACCTGCGCGCCTAGAACTTCGGCCACGCGATGGGCCGTCGCCTCACCGGATCGGGACAGCGCGAGGACAACTGGTTTTAAAGCCAAGGATCGGCCCCTTTTGTTAGCAGGATCATTGAAAAATAAGGTGCCGTCTCGGGTGCTTCTGACAGTGGCAGCACGATTTCGTCAGGCAAGGTCGCTCGTTCGACGTAGGTGGCATCGTGTGTCAGCCCAAGCGCGTCGATGACCTGTCGGATCTTCTCAAGATGACGCCCGACCTTCATGATAACGACACTCTCTGCACCTTCGATCCGACTGCGGAGTTCTTCTTCGGGCAGTGGGCCGGGCAGGATCGTGACCCGTTCATTACGTGCAGCAAGCGGCATCGCGGCACGCGCGGCGCAAGCGGTGACAGAGGTCACCCCTGGCACGACCTCGCAGACAAAACGTTCTGACAGACGGGCATGCAGATACATGAACGATCCATAGAAAAAAGGATCGCCTTCGCATAGACAAACGACGTCATCGCCGTTTTCAAGGGCGGCCGCGATTGCTGCGGCACCCGCATCATAGGCCGACTGCGCTGGGCCGCGTTCGACGCTCATCGGAACGTCCATCACAATTTCGCGGACATCTGCCGGGATAAGGTCCACCGCAATGGCCCGCGCAAAGCTGTCACTTCCTGCAAGCGTCGGATAGGCAATCACCTTGGCTGTTTCGATCAAACGGGCGGCTTTGCGTGTAATCAAATCCGGGTCGCCCGGCCCCAGCCCCACGCCATATAGCTTGCCAGCCTGCACCTCTTTTCCTTTGGGCGTGCTGGTCATCGTTTGACGAGGCTCCATTGTGTCACGGGCATTGCTGGACGCCATCCTGTCAAACGACCCACCGGTTCAGCCCGATGGATCGAGATACGAACAAGTTCGCCGCCAAAAGATTGATGAAGCGCGATCAATTCTGCTTCTGATTCCAACGTTACAGCGTTGGCGACAAGCCGACCCAGCGGGCGCAGCGCGTTCCATGCCGCATCGAATGTATCTCGGCTGAGGCCACCACCGATGAAAATCGCATCGGGTGCCGGAAGACCAAAAAGCGCTTCGGGCACCGATCCATCGATAATTTCAAACTTTGGAGCGCCGAGGGCCATCGCGTTCGCGCCAGCCATGGCACGCCGATCAGCACGCGGCTCGATCCCGATTGCGCGGGCATAGCGCGCTGCACGCATCCATTCGATTGCGACAGACCCCGACCCGCAGCCGAGATCCCACAGCAGGGCTCCGCGCATCGGCATCAGCTTGGCAAGTGTCGCTGCACGCACTTCTTGTTTGGTCATGGTTCCGTCAGACTGGAACAACGCATCTGACAGCCCCGGAACACGCGGCAGAAGGGCCGCATCCGGCGCGGCAATACATTCCACAGCCAACGTATTGAACGGCGGGACGGTGTGGGTCCAATCTGCAGCGGTTCCATCGAAACGTTTTTCGTCCTTACCGCCCATCGCAGCAAGAACAGTCATGCGTGATTGGCCAAAGCCACGTTCAGTCAGAAACCGGGCGATTTGCGCAGGCGTTTGTTCACCGGTCGTCAGAACCAGAAGGCGGGCATCGGGCTGGATGAAAGCAATCATCTGTTCGACAGGGCGCCCGTGAACTGTCAGCGTTTCAACGTCAGCCAACGACCAGCCCATTCGCGCAGCTGCCAACTGAAACGCTGAGAGTTGCGGATGGTACACGATTTCGGCGGGGTCGATTGCCCGCCCAATCCTTGCACCAACAGAAAACCAAAGCGGATCGCCAGTAACGAGAATGACAGCACGGCGGCCCCGAAGTTTCTGGATCGTCTCGATCATGGCATCGAATGGCGAAGGCCACGCCAGTCTTTCAGCCGCGATCGTCTCTGCGAGGGCATGATGTCGACTGCCACCTATGATAACTTCGGCCGCCTCCACGACAGCGCGGGTTGCGGCCGTCAGCCCATCCAGCCCGTCTTCGCCAATCCCAACAATATGTAGCCAGGGCGCGGTCATTGCACATCCTCAGGCAATCCCGCCGCAAGCGCGTTTACTGCCGCAGATGCCATGGCCGATCCCCCACGCCGGCCCCGTAGGGCGACGAATTCGCAACCGCGCGGGTCGCGTGCAAGTTCGGCTTTGGACTCTGCAGCACCGATGAAACCGACTGGGAAGCCAAGAATGATAGCCGGTTTGGGGCCACCTGCTTCGATCAGCTCCAACAGGTGAAAAAGCGCCGTTGGGGCATTTCCAATCGCGACCACTGCGCCGTCCAGATGCGGAGTCCAAAGTTCGACAGCCGCTGCGGAACGCGTATTGCCGATCTCGTTCGCACGCGCTGGCACCGTTTCGTCGTTCAAGGTCACGATCACCGCATTCTCGGCGGGCAAATAACGCCGGATGATCCCCGCGCCGACCATTTCGCAATCGCAAAGGATGGGTTTGCCAGCGCAGAGCGCCTCGCGCCCGGCCGTATACGCGTTAAACGACCAGACCAGACGGTCCGCGA
It encodes:
- the cobI gene encoding precorrin-2 C(20)-methyltransferase, which encodes MTSTPKGKEVQAGKLYGVGLGPGDPDLITRKAARLIETAKVIAYPTLAGSDSFARAIAVDLIPADVREIVMDVPMSVERGPAQSAYDAGAAAIAAALENGDDVVCLCEGDPFFYGSFMYLHARLSERFVCEVVPGVTSVTACAARAAMPLAARNERVTILPGPLPEEELRSRIEGAESVVIMKVGRHLEKIRQVIDALGLTHDATYVERATLPDEIVLPLSEAPETAPYFSMILLTKGADPWL
- the def gene encoding peptide deformylase, whose amino-acid sequence is MTVLSIRTVPDDILRQVCSPVTRFDASLKSFAADMLATMYDAPGRGLAAPQVGVAQRIFVMDPTWRSGIYAPMVFVNPEIVSVSDRMSSMNEGCLSIPDQLTKVSRPDTVTVRWFDVDGSEKTESFDGFAAACAQHEIDHLNGILCTDYVT
- the cobM gene encoding precorrin-4 C(11)-methyltransferase, with protein sequence MTVYFIGAGPGDPELLTLKAARIIGECPVCLYAGSLVPEAVVECAPNDARVLDTASMTLDETHAEIFSAHKRGQDVARVHSGDPSLYGAIAEQIRRLKGDGIDYQIVPGVPAYAAAAAALGTELTVPEVAQSIILTRMSMKSTGMPAGETLENFARTGATLAIHLGIRALREIERQLVPHYGEDCPCVVVYRVGWPDQMILRGTLSDIREKVRAAKITRTALIMVGPAFADSCGFPDSALYDAAKPHVLRPKVRPQTA
- a CDS encoding MalY/PatB family protein, with product MTFNFSSVKPDPSRSTKWGNCAAIMGQEPREGTLPMWLAQMDFPPAPVLQEAIIKLSETGEYGYFTGLDTFQNAVCWWYKTRFGWSPKPEHVIATHGIGNAIGLTLQAMTEPGDGIVIFTPVYNEFMAKVQRNGRTVVESPLLIDEEGLFRLDLDALDGRMTGSEKIMLISSPHNPAGRVWNVAELRAMATFCEKHDLLLVSDEIHMDLAFPGQTQVPTALAAPDALPRLIVLSAASKTFDIAGLRTGYAIIPDETLRTRFASLHRALDIQPNRVGLEMTIAAYSPQGAAWVDALQKVLAENAKVLSDGLNDLPGITVMPMQGTFLAWIDFAKTGLTSKEIMDRVQNDARIAVSPGHIFGARDETCVRLNIGTPRSHIEEAVSRLRSAFANL
- the cbiE gene encoding precorrin-6y C5,15-methyltransferase (decarboxylating) subunit CbiE, with the protein product MTAPWLHIVGIGEDGLDGLTAATRAVVEAAEVIIGGSRHHALAETIAAERLAWPSPFDAMIETIQKLRGRRAVILVTGDPLWFSVGARIGRAIDPAEIVYHPQLSAFQLAAARMGWSLADVETLTVHGRPVEQMIAFIQPDARLLVLTTGEQTPAQIARFLTERGFGQSRMTVLAAMGGKDEKRFDGTAADWTHTVPPFNTLAVECIAAPDAALLPRVPGLSDALFQSDGTMTKQEVRAATLAKLMPMRGALLWDLGCGSGSVAIEWMRAARYARAIGIEPRADRRAMAGANAMALGAPKFEIIDGSVPEALFGLPAPDAIFIGGGLSRDTFDAAWNALRPLGRLVANAVTLESEAELIALHQSFGGELVRISIHRAEPVGRLTGWRPAMPVTQWSLVKR
- the cobJ gene encoding precorrin-3B C(17)-methyltransferase, with translation MALKPVVLALSRSGEATAHRVAEVLGAQVHGRAERVDVAAVFFDNALDHVRDLFAARVPVVGVCASGILIRAVAPLLSDKTKEPPIVSVSDDGAVVVPLLGGHRGANRLASDIANALDSVAAVTTAGDVALGVSLDEPPAGYRLANPEDAKPVMAALLGGAGAKITDETLPGLILTAGDGVEICVTEAPISGGPTRMVYHPQRYVLGLGCARNANAEDVWRLLSETLHEAGLAPGALAAVATIDLKADEPAIIAAAARLGVPLRVFTANELESEAGRLENPSEVVFAEVGCHGVSEGAALATAGPDATLSIPKRKSATATCAVARAPKPILALPGRSRGKLSVVGIGPGQASWRTPEVSRLVAEADELVGYGLYIDLLGPLAIGKDRSDFPLGGEEDRCRYALEQAGKGRNVALVCSGDAGIYAMGALVFELLDRGPDALGVSDAARRVEVVCSPGVSALQGAAARAGAPLGHDFCAISLSDLLTPREDIVKRLKAAAEGDFVIAFYNPVSKRRRTLLAEARDILLQHRPGDTPVMLASSLGRPEEDVRYRRLDALEVDDVDMLTVVLVGSSQSRLAQLGEGPRMFTPRGYARKIDGDLSDG
- a CDS encoding precorrin-8X methylmutase, with the protein product MRPYEKNPASIYAASFATVRKEARLDRFQDDMRPLITRLIHACGMIEIADRLVWSFNAYTAGREALCAGKPILCDCEMVGAGIIRRYLPAENAVIVTLNDETVPARANEIGNTRSAAAVELWTPHLDGAVVAIGNAPTALFHLLELIEAGGPKPAIILGFPVGFIGAAESKAELARDPRGCEFVALRGRRGGSAMASAAVNALAAGLPEDVQ
- the def gene encoding peptide deformylase, whose amino-acid sequence is MIRKILIHPDPRLKKAADPISAVTDDLRRTADDMLETMYDAPGIGLAAPQIGVMSRMLVMDCVKDEDETPRPMVLINPSVIWAGEERRVYEEGCLSIPDQYAEVERPAEVKVAWTDLDGKEQQETFTGLWATCVQHEIDHLDGKLFIDYLKPLKRQLITRKMVKLKRELARSL